A single window of Poecilia reticulata strain Guanapo linkage group LG10, Guppy_female_1.0+MT, whole genome shotgun sequence DNA harbors:
- the map1lc3cl gene encoding microtubule-associated proteins 1A/1B light chain 3C — protein MAPFEKSMEMTPFKQRKCLATRKDEVCNILSKFPNKLPVIVERYIREKTLPLLDKTKFLVPFELTLGQFLCLLRNKIALDGTQTLFLLVAERSMSCMSSSMGDIYSRFRDADGFLYITYASQEAFGAPRSADEPPH, from the exons ATGGCTCCTTTTGAGAAATCCATGGAGATGACGCCCTTCAAGCAGAGGAAGTGCCTCG CGACGAGAAAAGATGAAGTGTGCAATATTCTGTCTAAATTCCCCAACAAGCTGCCT gtGATAGTTGAACGTTACATCAGAGAGAAAACCCTCCCACTGCTGgacaaaacaaagtttctgGTTCCCTTTGAGCTAACGCTGGGTcagttcctctgccttctcaG GAATAAGATCGCTCTGGACGGGACCCAGACGCTGTTCCTCCTGGTGGCAGAGCGGAGCATGTCCTGCATGTCCTCCAGCATGGGGGACATCTACTCCCGCTTCAGAGACGCTGACGGCTTCCTGTACATCACCTACGCCTCCCAGGAGGCGTTCGGAGCGCCTCGGTCAGCAGACGAGCCGCCTCACTGA